In Actinomyces radicidentis, one genomic interval encodes:
- the lipB gene encoding lipoyl(octanoyl) transferase LipB, with protein MQRIDLDLGTRPVPYAEGRALQQEIHDEVVAGRRESTLLLLEHEPVYTVGRRAHSWERPEGDFVEPGHVPVVDVDRGGKTTWHGPGQLTVYPIVRLASPIDVIKYVRALEGAVMEVCAGYGVDTIRVEDRSGVWVPAVPDSPEPRRRQERKVCALGVRVARGTTMHGIGLNVCADLAAFGLDRIIPCGIDDAGVTSLSAETGRTVPVTEPADAVAAALEEHLAPLVAQTT; from the coding sequence GTGCAGCGCATCGACCTCGACCTCGGCACCCGCCCCGTCCCCTACGCGGAGGGCCGCGCGCTCCAGCAGGAGATCCACGACGAGGTCGTCGCCGGGCGCCGCGAGTCGACGCTCCTGCTCCTCGAGCACGAGCCCGTGTACACGGTGGGCCGCCGGGCGCACTCCTGGGAGCGCCCCGAGGGAGACTTCGTGGAGCCCGGGCACGTCCCCGTCGTCGACGTCGACCGCGGCGGCAAGACCACGTGGCACGGCCCGGGACAGCTCACGGTCTACCCGATCGTGCGCCTCGCCTCCCCCATCGACGTCATCAAGTACGTCCGCGCCCTCGAGGGCGCCGTCATGGAGGTCTGCGCCGGCTACGGGGTGGACACGATCCGGGTCGAGGACCGCTCGGGCGTGTGGGTCCCCGCCGTCCCGGACTCGCCGGAGCCGCGGCGCCGCCAGGAGCGCAAGGTCTGCGCGCTCGGTGTGCGCGTGGCGCGCGGCACGACGATGCACGGCATCGGCCTCAACGTCTGCGCGGACCTGGCGGCCTTCGGCCTGGACCGCATCATCCCGTGCGGCATCGACGACGCCGGGGTCACCTCCCTGTCGGCTGAGACGGGCCGCACGGTGCCCGTCACCGAGCCCGCCGACGCCGTCGCCGCGGCGCTCGAGGAGCACCTCGCCCCGCTCGTGGCGCAGACCACGTGA
- a CDS encoding protein kinase domain-containing protein, translating into MDVATREALEAAGLTVGEPLARGRRGRPAVHRGLDRDDRHVAVRLVDLPEGPAGAALLRRLAALRGLRHEGIARVREVIAVPGGRAAVTADLVAGADLAVVLGARGGLTRSEAARLLDDLGSALAHLHAAGLVHGDVAPGNVVVTTQGGAVLVDVVSGVMETGTVGCAAPEVEAGTPPTAASDVYGLARLLELCAEGSASLRERLGPILADALSEDPASRPTARALAARAPGIARPGAIELPDGARLAAGALRAAAHAPTRQVPSRREGRGGVAGPRPWTPRRAPRRAGLSRRPGGRFLACLLAATVLLGAGAALTDRLPGLDRAASLVAELRDDGGDATTEPGATEPPRSAGEDARAAASPAPARTDASEDPTGASRPRPSGAAPGTTGRDAVLRGTDPLEAAVALAALRDEALAGGDAVALASTTVAGGPAAQADAELLAALTGAGEEVRGLSTALTGARAVAAPDAALKEWPEAVAVAVTLSQSASTRTSASGEERRVPAQPARDVLLVLVPGPWRVADVLPAA; encoded by the coding sequence GTGGACGTCGCGACGCGGGAGGCGCTCGAGGCGGCCGGGCTCACCGTGGGCGAGCCGCTCGCACGCGGACGCCGTGGGCGCCCGGCCGTCCACCGCGGCCTGGACCGCGACGACCGGCACGTCGCCGTGCGCCTCGTCGACCTCCCCGAGGGGCCCGCCGGCGCCGCGCTCCTGCGCCGCCTCGCCGCTCTCAGGGGCCTGCGCCACGAGGGGATCGCGCGGGTGCGCGAGGTCATCGCGGTGCCCGGTGGCCGCGCCGCCGTCACCGCGGACCTCGTCGCCGGCGCCGACCTCGCGGTCGTGCTGGGCGCCCGCGGCGGCCTCACCCGGTCGGAGGCGGCGCGGCTCCTCGACGACCTCGGCTCGGCCCTCGCGCACCTCCACGCAGCCGGGCTCGTGCACGGCGACGTCGCGCCCGGCAACGTCGTCGTGACGACGCAGGGCGGCGCGGTCCTCGTCGACGTCGTGAGCGGCGTCATGGAGACCGGCACGGTCGGCTGCGCCGCCCCGGAGGTCGAGGCGGGCACCCCGCCCACCGCGGCCTCGGACGTCTACGGCCTGGCCCGGCTGCTCGAGCTGTGCGCGGAGGGCTCGGCATCGCTGCGCGAGCGCCTCGGGCCGATCCTGGCCGACGCCCTGAGCGAGGACCCGGCGTCGCGGCCCACGGCCCGTGCCCTGGCGGCGCGGGCCCCCGGGATCGCCCGCCCCGGGGCCATCGAGCTCCCCGACGGCGCACGGCTGGCGGCAGGGGCGCTGAGGGCCGCGGCCCACGCCCCGACGCGCCAGGTGCCGTCGCGCCGCGAAGGCCGCGGTGGGGTCGCCGGGCCCCGCCCGTGGACGCCACGCCGGGCGCCCCGTAGGGCGGGACTGTCGCGGAGGCCGGGTGGGCGCTTCCTGGCCTGCCTCCTGGCGGCCACTGTCCTCCTGGGAGCGGGGGCCGCCCTGACCGACCGTCTTCCGGGTCTCGACCGGGCCGCGAGCCTCGTCGCGGAGCTCCGTGACGACGGCGGGGACGCCACCACTGAACCGGGCGCCACGGAACCACCGCGCTCCGCGGGCGAGGACGCCCGAGCCGCGGCGAGCCCCGCACCGGCGCGCACCGACGCGAGTGAGGACCCGACGGGCGCCTCGCGGCCCCGGCCGTCGGGCGCGGCGCCCGGCACCACCGGGCGCGACGCGGTCCTCCGCGGGACGGACCCGCTCGAGGCCGCCGTCGCCCTCGCCGCCCTACGCGACGAGGCGCTCGCCGGCGGGGACGCCGTGGCGCTCGCCTCGACGACGGTGGCGGGAGGCCCCGCCGCACAGGCCGACGCCGAGCTGCTCGCGGCGCTCACGGGGGCAGGCGAGGAGGTCCGCGGGCTGAGCACGGCGCTCACCGGGGCCCGCGCCGTCGCGGCTCCGGACGCCGCCCTGAAGGAATGGCCGGAGGCGGTGGCGGTCGCGGTCACGCTCTCGCAGTCGGCGTCGACGCGGACGAGCGCCTCGGGGGAGGAGCGCCGGGTGCCCGCGCAGCCCGCCCGCGACGTCCTCCTCGTCCTTGTGCCCGGGCCGTGGCGGGTCGCCGACGTCCTGCCCGCCGCCTGA
- the sucB gene encoding 2-oxoglutarate dehydrogenase, E2 component, dihydrolipoamide succinyltransferase — protein sequence MSESIKMPALGESVTEGTVSSWLKAVGDTVEADEPLLEVATDKVDTEVPSPVSGTVLEILVEEDDTVEVGTVLAIIGDPSEAGSSSSSASSDEGSTPLEQAADAPESDGTQLSEDGDAAAASEGSNATAPEAAESAAGSGSATGTEIKMPALGESVTEGTVSSWLKAVGDEVEADEPLLEVATDKVDTEVPAPVSGTLLEIRVEEDETVEVGTVLAVIGDPSAQSAAPAPEAPEAEEKKAEEPAPKAEAPKAEAPKAAEPKEEAPSAAAVASAAYVTPIVRKLARDKGVDLTTVTGTGVGGRIRKQDVEEAAKKAEAAKAAAAPAPAAAPAAAPASKPASKPAVDTELRGTTQKMSRLRQVIATRMVESLETSAQLTTVVEVDVTRIAALRARAKNEFLAKNGTKLTFLPFFVQAATEALKAHPKINASIDGKQVTYHDVEHVGIAVDTPRGLLVPVVKNAGDLNIPGLAKKINDLAARTRDNKVNPDELSGSTFTITNTGSGGALFDTPIINQPEVAILGLGAIQKQPRVIKDGDGNEVIAIRSVCYLALSYDHRLVDGGDAARYLMTVKKRLEEGDFGGELGL from the coding sequence ATGTCCGAGTCCATCAAGATGCCCGCACTGGGCGAGTCCGTCACCGAGGGAACCGTCTCCTCCTGGCTCAAGGCCGTGGGCGACACCGTCGAGGCCGACGAGCCGCTGCTCGAGGTCGCCACCGACAAGGTCGACACCGAGGTCCCCTCCCCGGTCTCCGGCACCGTCCTCGAGATCCTCGTCGAGGAGGACGACACCGTCGAGGTCGGCACCGTCCTCGCCATCATCGGCGACCCCTCCGAGGCCGGCTCGTCGAGCTCCTCCGCCTCCTCCGACGAGGGCTCCACCCCGCTGGAGCAGGCTGCCGACGCGCCCGAGTCCGACGGCACCCAGTTGTCCGAGGACGGCGACGCCGCAGCCGCCTCCGAGGGCTCCAACGCCACCGCGCCCGAGGCCGCCGAGTCCGCCGCGGGCTCCGGCTCCGCGACCGGCACCGAGATCAAGATGCCCGCCCTGGGCGAGTCCGTCACCGAGGGCACCGTCTCCTCCTGGCTCAAGGCCGTGGGCGACGAGGTCGAGGCCGACGAGCCGCTGCTCGAGGTCGCCACCGACAAGGTCGACACCGAGGTCCCCGCGCCCGTCTCCGGCACGCTGCTCGAGATCCGCGTCGAGGAGGACGAGACCGTCGAGGTCGGCACCGTGCTCGCCGTCATCGGCGACCCGTCGGCGCAGTCCGCCGCCCCCGCCCCCGAGGCCCCCGAGGCCGAGGAGAAGAAGGCCGAGGAGCCCGCCCCCAAGGCGGAGGCCCCGAAGGCCGAGGCACCCAAGGCCGCCGAGCCGAAGGAGGAGGCCCCCTCGGCCGCCGCCGTCGCCTCCGCCGCCTACGTCACCCCGATCGTGCGCAAGCTCGCCCGCGACAAGGGCGTCGACCTGACGACGGTCACCGGCACCGGCGTCGGCGGTCGCATCCGCAAGCAGGACGTCGAGGAGGCCGCGAAGAAGGCGGAGGCCGCCAAGGCCGCCGCCGCTCCGGCCCCCGCCGCCGCCCCGGCCGCCGCCCCCGCCTCGAAGCCCGCCTCCAAGCCGGCGGTCGACACCGAGCTGCGCGGCACGACCCAGAAGATGAGCCGCCTGCGCCAGGTCATCGCGACCCGCATGGTCGAGTCCCTCGAGACCTCGGCCCAGCTCACGACGGTCGTCGAGGTGGATGTCACCCGCATCGCCGCACTGCGCGCCCGTGCGAAGAACGAGTTCCTCGCCAAGAACGGCACGAAGCTCACCTTCCTGCCCTTCTTCGTCCAGGCCGCCACGGAGGCCCTCAAGGCCCACCCGAAGATCAACGCCTCGATCGACGGCAAGCAGGTCACCTACCACGACGTCGAGCACGTCGGCATCGCGGTCGACACGCCGCGCGGCCTCCTCGTGCCCGTCGTCAAGAACGCCGGCGACCTCAACATCCCGGGCCTGGCCAAGAAGATCAACGACCTGGCGGCCCGCACCCGTGACAACAAGGTCAACCCGGACGAGCTGTCCGGCTCGACCTTCACCATCACGAACACGGGCTCCGGCGGCGCCCTCTTCGACACGCCGATCATCAACCAGCCCGAGGTCGCGATCCTCGGCCTGGGCGCCATCCAGAAGCAGCCCCGCGTCATCAAGGACGGCGACGGCAACGAGGTCATCGCGATCCGTTCCGTCTGCTACCTCGCGCTGTCCTACGACCACCGCCTGGTCGACGGCGGCGACGCGGCCCGCTACCTCATGACGGTCAAGAAGCGCCTCGAGGAGGGCGACTTCGGCGGCGAGCTCGGTCTGTGA
- the lpdA gene encoding dihydrolipoyl dehydrogenase has protein sequence MTDTVYDMVILGAGSGGYAAALRGAQLGLKVALVEADKLGGTCLHRGCVPTKAILHAAETADAIREAGSIGIDATLNGIDMAAVNEYKDGVITKMYKGLQGLVGSRGIDLIEGWGKLVAADTVEVDGKQYKGRNVVLASGSFSKTIGQEIDDKVLTSEGALKLDHVPSSAVILGGGVIGVEFASAWASLGSAVTIIEGLPHLVPNEDEAVSKMLERSFRKRKIAFKTKTMFKSVDRTDKGVTVHTEDGKSYDAEVMLIAVGRGPATKDVGYEQVGVEMDRGFVLADEFGRTNVDGVWAVGDIVPGVQLAHRGFAQGIVVAEKIAGLDPTPVDDVKVPKVTFCEPEIASVGLSEAKAEEQYGADAVTTAEFNVAGNAKSQILGTQGFVKYVALKDGPIVGFHAIGARMGEQVGEGQLIVNWEADADDVAALVHAHPTQNETLGEAAMVLAGKPLHNHG, from the coding sequence GCCGACAAGCTCGGTGGCACCTGCCTCCACCGCGGTTGCGTCCCCACGAAGGCCATCCTGCACGCCGCCGAGACCGCCGACGCCATCCGCGAGGCCGGTTCGATCGGCATCGACGCGACCCTCAACGGGATCGACATGGCCGCCGTCAACGAGTACAAGGACGGCGTCATCACCAAGATGTACAAGGGCCTCCAGGGCCTGGTCGGCTCCCGCGGGATCGACCTCATCGAGGGCTGGGGCAAGCTCGTCGCGGCCGACACCGTCGAGGTCGACGGCAAGCAGTACAAGGGCAGGAACGTCGTCCTCGCCTCCGGCTCCTTCTCCAAGACCATCGGTCAGGAGATCGACGACAAGGTCCTCACCTCCGAGGGCGCCCTCAAGCTCGATCACGTCCCCTCCTCCGCCGTCATCCTCGGCGGCGGCGTCATCGGCGTCGAGTTCGCCTCCGCCTGGGCCTCCCTCGGCTCCGCCGTCACCATCATCGAGGGCCTGCCCCACCTCGTCCCGAACGAGGACGAGGCCGTCTCCAAGATGCTCGAGCGCTCCTTCCGCAAGCGCAAGATCGCCTTCAAGACCAAGACCATGTTCAAGTCGGTCGACCGCACCGACAAGGGCGTCACGGTCCACACGGAGGACGGCAAGTCCTACGACGCCGAGGTCATGCTCATCGCCGTCGGCCGCGGCCCCGCCACGAAGGACGTCGGCTACGAGCAGGTCGGCGTCGAGATGGACCGCGGCTTCGTCCTCGCCGACGAGTTCGGCCGCACCAACGTCGACGGCGTGTGGGCCGTGGGCGACATCGTCCCCGGCGTCCAGCTCGCCCACCGCGGCTTCGCCCAGGGCATCGTCGTCGCCGAGAAGATCGCCGGTCTCGACCCGACGCCGGTTGACGACGTCAAGGTCCCCAAGGTCACCTTCTGCGAGCCGGAGATCGCCTCCGTCGGCCTGTCCGAGGCCAAGGCCGAGGAGCAGTACGGCGCCGACGCCGTCACGACCGCCGAGTTCAACGTGGCCGGCAACGCCAAGAGCCAGATCCTGGGCACCCAGGGCTTCGTCAAGTACGTCGCCCTCAAGGACGGCCCCATCGTCGGCTTCCACGCCATCGGCGCCCGCATGGGCGAGCAGGTCGGCGAGGGCCAGCTCATCGTGAACTGGGAGGCCGACGCCGACGACGTCGCCGCCCTGGTCCACGCCCACCCGACCCAGAACGAGACCCTCGGTGAGGCCGCCATGGTCCTCGCCGGCAAGCCGCTGCACAACCACGGCTGA